One genomic segment of Nitrosopumilus sp. includes these proteins:
- the argF gene encoding ornithine carbamoyltransferase has product MKLKTKNLLTLAELSPKEFLGLIDNAIKLKNELKKEVAKPILKNKTLTMIFQKPSTRTRVSFEIGMYQLGGYSINLSSNDMQLSRGESIEDTAKTLSRYTDCIMARVYDHKLLEKLSQHASVPVINGLSDSYHPCQILADFMTIKEKKGKLKGLKIAWIGDGNNVCNSMIYGASLSGISMSIATPKGFEPDKNVLKEAKKSTKIELTSDPFIAVKNADVVVTDTYSSIHNNDPKRIKKFLPKFQVNSKLMKGAKKNAIFMHCLPAKRDQEVTSSVIDGPQSVIWDEAENRLHSQKALLVALIHG; this is encoded by the coding sequence ATGAAACTAAAAACAAAAAATTTACTCACATTGGCGGAATTATCTCCAAAGGAATTTTTGGGATTAATTGACAATGCAATTAAACTCAAAAATGAATTAAAAAAAGAAGTAGCAAAACCAATTTTAAAAAATAAAACCTTGACAATGATTTTTCAAAAGCCATCAACTCGAACACGTGTGAGTTTTGAAATTGGAATGTATCAATTAGGAGGATATTCAATAAATCTCTCATCTAATGACATGCAATTATCTCGAGGTGAATCTATAGAAGATACTGCAAAAACTCTTTCTCGATATACGGATTGTATTATGGCACGAGTATATGACCATAAATTATTGGAAAAATTATCTCAGCATGCAAGTGTACCTGTGATAAATGGACTATCTGATTCATATCATCCATGTCAAATTCTTGCTGACTTTATGACAATTAAAGAAAAGAAGGGAAAACTCAAAGGATTAAAAATTGCTTGGATAGGTGATGGGAATAATGTTTGTAATTCTATGATTTACGGTGCTTCCTTATCTGGAATTAGTATGTCTATTGCAACTCCAAAAGGATTTGAACCTGACAAAAATGTTCTAAAGGAAGCAAAAAAATCCACAAAAATTGAATTGACTTCAGATCCTTTCATTGCTGTTAAAAATGCAGATGTTGTTGTCACTGATACATATTCCTCAATTCATAACAATGATCCAAAAAGAATTAAAAAATTTCTTCCAAAGTTTCAAGTTAATTCAAAACTAATGAAAGGTGCAAAGAAAAATGCGATCTTTATGCATTGTCTTCCTGCTAAAAGAGACCAAGAAGTAACATCATCAGTAATTGATGGACCTCAATCTGTAATTTGGGATGAGGCAGAAAACCGTCTTCATTCTCAGAAAGCTTTGCTAGTTGCTCTAATTCACGGTTAA